The proteins below are encoded in one region of Geothermobacter hydrogeniphilus:
- a CDS encoding helix-turn-helix transcriptional regulator, translating to METLLRHWQMLRMIPRYPRRVSTSEIEQRLDSRGYTTTRRTIQRDLDKLSREFPLVTDGRKPSGWSWQQDAEVFDVPGMDSSAALTLRMVETFMLRMLPGQCVRSLDGHFRRAASILDELSDSGHSSWPEKVKLVSRTQPLLPPDIPEQVLDVITEALFRDRCFSGNYRAAVDNREKKLLFHPLGLVFSDAVIYLVARIDGYEDVRHFALHRFVTTERLEQPVERPAGFDLDRHIRAGRFEWPIEEGKTIRLRARFAAEISRHLEERRLSEDQTITAAKDDRILLEATVLDSHQLRWWLLGFGDQVEVLGPAALRREFREIAGRLSQIYRET from the coding sequence ATGGAAACCCTGCTGCGCCACTGGCAGATGCTGCGCATGATCCCGCGTTACCCGCGGCGCGTCAGTACCTCCGAAATCGAACAACGGCTCGACTCCCGAGGGTACACCACCACCCGGCGTACCATTCAGCGCGACCTCGACAAGCTTTCGCGCGAGTTTCCCCTGGTGACCGACGGCCGCAAACCCTCCGGCTGGTCCTGGCAGCAGGATGCCGAGGTGTTCGATGTCCCCGGCATGGACAGCAGCGCGGCCCTCACCCTGCGGATGGTCGAAACCTTCATGCTCCGCATGCTCCCCGGCCAGTGCGTGCGTAGCCTGGACGGGCATTTCAGGCGTGCCGCCTCCATTCTCGACGAGCTGTCCGACAGTGGCCACAGCAGCTGGCCGGAGAAGGTCAAGCTGGTTTCGCGCACCCAGCCGCTGCTGCCGCCCGACATCCCGGAGCAGGTCCTTGACGTAATTACCGAGGCCCTGTTCCGCGACCGCTGTTTCAGCGGCAACTACCGGGCGGCGGTCGACAACCGGGAGAAGAAGTTGTTGTTCCATCCCCTGGGGCTGGTCTTCTCCGACGCGGTCATCTACCTGGTGGCCCGGATCGACGGCTATGAGGATGTCCGCCACTTCGCCCTGCACCGCTTCGTCACGACGGAACGGCTGGAACAGCCCGTCGAACGTCCGGCCGGGTTCGATCTCGACCGGCACATCCGCGCCGGCCGCTTCGAGTGGCCGATCGAAGAAGGTAAAACCATCCGCCTGCGCGCCCGCTTCGCCGCCGAAATCTCCCGCCATCTCGAAGAGCGCCGTCTCAGTGAAGACCAGACCATCACCGCCGCCAAGGACGACCGAATCCTCCTTGAAGCGACCGTCCTTGACAGCCACCAGTTGCGCTGGTGGCTGCTCGGGTTCGGCGACCAGGTCGAGGTGCTGGGTCCTGCAGCGCTACGCCGGGAGTTTCGTGAGATCGCAGGGCGCCTCTCCCAAATCTACCGGGAGACTTAA
- a CDS encoding ABC transporter ATP-binding protein, protein MTTPLLKVSDLRKSFTVKGGPLGGPVRKLQAVAGISFEIFPGETLGLVGESGCGKSTTGRLILRLIDPDQGEIRFQGQDIATLSQRQLRPIRRDLQMIFQDPFSSLNPRKKVFDILAEPFKLHRLVTNGKLSEAVTDLAERVGLRPEHLSRYPHEFSGGQRQRIGIARALAVQPKLIIADEPVSALDLSIQAQVINLLRDIQKEFNLAYLFIAHDLAVVEHISDRVAVMYLGRIVELASAIEIYRAPRHPYSEALLNAIPEPDPQRKRKPHHLRGEVPSPISPPSGCTFHPRCPYAEEICSQQEPALEEQAPGHLSACHFSEKVGKFRNRPSDS, encoded by the coding sequence ATGACAACACCGCTGCTGAAAGTCAGTGATCTGCGAAAATCCTTTACCGTCAAGGGGGGTCCGCTCGGCGGTCCGGTGCGGAAACTGCAGGCGGTGGCGGGCATCAGTTTCGAGATTTTCCCCGGCGAAACCCTGGGACTGGTTGGAGAATCGGGATGCGGAAAATCAACCACCGGGCGCCTGATCCTGCGTCTGATCGACCCCGATCAGGGTGAGATCCGTTTTCAGGGGCAGGATATCGCCACCCTGAGCCAGCGCCAGCTGCGGCCGATCAGGCGCGATCTGCAGATGATTTTCCAGGACCCCTTCTCTTCGCTGAACCCACGCAAGAAGGTCTTCGACATCCTCGCCGAGCCATTCAAACTGCATCGTCTGGTCACCAACGGCAAACTGTCGGAAGCCGTCACCGACCTTGCCGAACGGGTCGGCCTGCGTCCCGAGCATCTGTCGCGCTATCCTCACGAATTCTCCGGCGGGCAGCGTCAACGGATCGGCATCGCCCGGGCGCTGGCGGTGCAACCGAAGCTGATCATCGCCGACGAACCGGTCTCGGCCCTCGACCTGTCGATCCAGGCCCAGGTCATCAACCTGCTGCGCGATATCCAGAAGGAATTCAACCTGGCCTATCTTTTCATCGCCCATGACCTGGCAGTGGTCGAGCACATCAGCGACCGGGTCGCGGTCATGTACCTCGGCCGCATCGTCGAGTTGGCATCGGCCATCGAAATCTACCGGGCACCGCGGCATCCCTACAGTGAAGCCCTGCTCAACGCCATTCCCGAGCCTGACCCGCAACGGAAACGCAAACCGCACCATCTCAGAGGAGAAGTCCCCTCCCCCATCTCACCACCGAGCGGCTGTACCTTTCATCCCCGCTGCCCCTATGCCGAAGAGATCTGCAGCCAACAGGAGCCCGCTCTCGAAGAGCAGGCTCCCGGGCATCTCTCCGCCTGTCATTTCAGTGAAAAAGTCGGCAAATTCCGCAACCGGCCGTCAGACTCCTGA
- the ptsP gene encoding phosphoenolpyruvate--protein phosphotransferase, whose translation MPEQLGLRTLEDISALILQSHDLDETLTNIVSLVARRMKSEVCSIYLLDDDQRTLRLRATCGLAAGAVGKVSMGVHEGLAGLAVDEGRVVSIQEPESHPRYRYFAETGEERYHSFLGIPLFDRRQPLGVIVIQTTERRDFTEKEISALSTIAFQVASIVVNARLLDTLQARGDMLPGIEEEENRQEPEKEPHPVLKGQVASPGVAIGPAHLLDERLGFTDILDEDGIDPRQERQRLHDALEKTRIQTLFLEKRVSERLNDEDAAIFHTHLMILEDRSFLDKLDGEIARGHSAPYALKKVVGDYLAAFSNMEDAYLRERAADMDDIGRRILASLVDHEQQSLHLKTPGVIVARELLPSDMAALDHEQILGIVTEAGENNSHAVIMAKSLGIPALVGVKGLLRKLEPEAPVILDANSGTFYIRPAEHIVEEYRRLEEDRNRELHKLDGLRDLPAITRDGTGITLRANIGLVSDVDVALRNGASGVGLYRTEFPYMARGDFPDRQDQYRLYRKVVEGFAGQPITIRTLDIGGDKVLPYFAPPAEDNPFMGWRSVRVSLDNPDIFSTQIEAILMAGIHGPVKMLFPMISSIEEVKACRAVVSQAKQTLSEEGIPFAENMPLGVMIEVPATIHIAHQLAELVDFFALGTNDLVQYLLAADRNNPLVNKYYDPLHPAVLQAIRCICEVAAEHDKGLCLCGEMATDPLNLLALVGLGLREFSMPAPFIPRTKAFLRDLDLPTAENAADKVLKLGDSIAIRSHLIDILHTTQAG comes from the coding sequence ATGCCGGAACAACTCGGGTTGCGCACCCTCGAAGATATCAGCGCTCTCATCCTTCAGTCGCACGACCTCGACGAAACCCTGACCAATATCGTCTCCCTGGTCGCGCGACGAATGAAGTCCGAAGTCTGTTCCATCTATCTGCTTGATGACGACCAGCGCACGCTGCGGCTGCGTGCTACCTGCGGGCTCGCGGCCGGCGCCGTCGGCAAGGTCAGCATGGGCGTCCATGAAGGCCTGGCCGGACTGGCCGTCGACGAAGGACGGGTGGTATCGATCCAGGAGCCGGAATCCCATCCCCGCTACCGGTACTTCGCCGAGACCGGCGAAGAGCGCTACCACTCCTTTCTCGGCATCCCGCTGTTCGACCGCAGGCAGCCGCTCGGGGTGATTGTCATCCAGACCACCGAACGGCGCGACTTCACTGAAAAAGAAATCAGCGCCCTGTCGACCATTGCCTTCCAGGTTGCCTCCATCGTCGTCAATGCCCGCCTGCTCGACACCCTGCAGGCCCGTGGAGACATGCTGCCGGGAATCGAGGAAGAGGAAAACAGACAGGAACCGGAAAAGGAGCCCCATCCGGTCCTCAAGGGACAAGTCGCCTCCCCGGGAGTCGCCATCGGCCCTGCCCATCTGCTCGATGAACGCCTCGGTTTTACCGACATTCTCGATGAAGACGGCATCGACCCGCGACAGGAACGGCAACGGCTGCATGATGCCCTGGAAAAAACCCGTATCCAGACCCTGTTTCTGGAGAAACGGGTGAGCGAACGGCTCAACGACGAGGATGCCGCCATCTTCCATACCCACCTGATGATCCTCGAGGACCGCAGTTTCCTGGACAAACTGGACGGCGAAATCGCCAGGGGACACAGCGCTCCCTATGCCCTGAAAAAGGTGGTCGGCGACTACCTGGCTGCCTTCAGCAACATGGAAGACGCCTACCTGCGGGAACGCGCCGCCGACATGGACGACATCGGCCGACGGATCCTGGCGAGCCTGGTGGACCACGAACAACAGTCCCTGCATCTGAAGACGCCGGGGGTCATCGTCGCCCGGGAACTGCTGCCCTCCGACATGGCGGCCCTCGACCATGAACAGATCCTCGGTATCGTCACCGAGGCCGGTGAAAACAACTCGCACGCGGTCATCATGGCCAAATCGCTCGGCATCCCGGCCCTGGTCGGAGTCAAAGGGCTGCTGCGGAAACTGGAACCGGAAGCCCCGGTCATTCTCGATGCCAACTCGGGAACCTTCTACATCCGGCCGGCCGAACACATTGTCGAGGAATATCGCCGCCTGGAGGAAGACCGCAACCGCGAGCTGCACAAACTCGACGGCCTGCGCGACCTGCCCGCGATCACCCGGGACGGCACCGGTATCACCCTGCGGGCCAATATCGGCCTGGTCAGCGATGTCGATGTCGCGTTGCGCAACGGGGCCTCCGGCGTCGGCCTCTACCGGACCGAGTTCCCCTACATGGCACGCGGGGACTTCCCCGACCGGCAGGACCAGTACCGCCTTTACCGCAAGGTCGTGGAAGGCTTTGCCGGTCAGCCGATCACCATCCGCACCCTTGATATCGGCGGCGACAAGGTGCTGCCCTATTTTGCCCCGCCCGCCGAAGACAATCCGTTCATGGGCTGGAGGTCGGTGCGCGTATCGCTCGACAACCCGGACATTTTCAGCACCCAGATCGAGGCAATCCTGATGGCCGGCATCCATGGCCCGGTGAAGATGCTGTTCCCGATGATCTCCAGTATCGAAGAGGTCAAGGCCTGTCGGGCGGTGGTCAGCCAGGCGAAGCAGACCCTCAGTGAAGAAGGCATTCCCTTCGCCGAAAACATGCCGCTGGGAGTCATGATCGAAGTCCCGGCAACAATCCATATCGCCCACCAGCTCGCGGAACTGGTCGACTTTTTCGCCCTCGGAACCAACGACCTGGTGCAGTATCTGCTCGCCGCCGACCGCAACAATCCGCTGGTCAACAAGTATTATGATCCACTGCATCCGGCGGTGCTGCAGGCCATTCGCTGCATCTGCGAAGTCGCCGCCGAACACGACAAGGGGCTGTGTCTCTGCGGAGAAATGGCGACCGATCCACTCAACCTGCTGGCCCTGGTCGGTCTCGGCCTGCGCGAATTCTCGATGCCGGCGCCCTTCATTCCACGCACCAAGGCTTTTCTGCGTGACCTCGACCTGCCCACGGCCGAAAACGCCGCCGACAAAGTCCTCAAACTGGGTGACAGCATCGCCATTCGCTCCCACCTGATTGATATCCTGCACACCACCCAGGCCGGGTGA
- a CDS encoding metallophosphoesterase: MSGSGLAGCDIIGDIHGHADKLIALLKKLGYTRRDGSFQHPQRTVLFTGDFIDRGPDNIAVLNLVRAMVDAGSARAVMGNHEYNALCYHSRHPETGEPLRPHTAKNNRQHRSFLDEFSGRPQLLAETLAWFRTLPLFLDLDGVRAVHAEWDGRLVQALERRGGMRSSFQLDDAFLLQSATPGTPEHVCAETLLKGSEIELPAGHGFHDKDGHYRREIRTRWWQSSAASYREIAMLPESQLAAIPELPLKSNGRNIYPREEKPVFFGHYWMEPPVRLLAPNAACVDFSVAKDGVLCAYRWDGEPTLDAARLVYV, from the coding sequence ATGAGCGGCTCAGGACTGGCCGGCTGCGACATCATCGGCGATATTCACGGCCATGCCGACAAGCTGATCGCCCTGTTGAAGAAACTCGGTTACACCAGGCGGGACGGCAGCTTCCAACATCCACAGCGGACGGTACTGTTCACCGGAGACTTCATCGACCGGGGGCCGGACAACATCGCGGTGCTGAACCTGGTCCGTGCCATGGTCGACGCCGGCTCGGCCCGAGCGGTGATGGGCAACCACGAGTACAACGCCCTCTGCTACCACAGCCGCCACCCGGAAACGGGCGAGCCGCTGCGGCCGCACACGGCGAAGAACAACCGCCAGCACCGCAGTTTCCTGGACGAGTTCTCCGGCCGGCCGCAGCTCCTGGCGGAAACACTGGCCTGGTTCAGAACCCTGCCCCTGTTCCTGGACCTGGACGGCGTGCGCGCCGTGCATGCCGAATGGGATGGCCGGCTGGTCCAAGCCCTGGAACGCAGGGGCGGAATGAGAAGTAGCTTCCAGCTCGATGACGCCTTCCTGCTGCAGTCGGCCACACCGGGCACCCCGGAACACGTCTGCGCTGAAACTCTGCTCAAGGGGTCGGAAATAGAACTGCCCGCCGGACACGGTTTCCACGACAAGGACGGCCACTATCGCCGCGAGATCCGCACCCGCTGGTGGCAGAGCAGCGCGGCCAGCTACCGCGAGATCGCCATGCTGCCGGAGAGTCAGCTCGCCGCCATCCCGGAGCTGCCCCTGAAGAGCAACGGCCGGAACATCTATCCGCGCGAGGAGAAACCGGTCTTCTTCGGCCACTACTGGATGGAACCGCCGGTCCGCCTGCTCGCGCCTAATGCCGCCTGTGTCGATTTCAGCGTGGCCAAAGACGGGGTGCTGTGCGCCTACCGCTGGGATGGCGAACCGACCCTGGATGCCGCCAGGCTGGTTTATGTCTGA